In the Telopea speciosissima isolate NSW1024214 ecotype Mountain lineage chromosome 2, Tspe_v1, whole genome shotgun sequence genome, one interval contains:
- the LOC122652990 gene encoding uncharacterized protein LOC122652990, whose protein sequence is MAQIDKRDGEEHAVYYLSRKLLEYETRYTSVEKTCTSLVWVTKRLRHYMVSHPVKLVLRMDSIKYLFEKPTLTRRMARWLLLLSEFDITYVNKKLVKGRAISDHLAAFPAKADSQPTEDSFPDEDWHFMESSQKGEWQLYFDSTTNQKGFGAGLLLITPEDFYLPMAFCLEFSCTNNISKYEAYVIGLEMALSVGVERIKVFRNSSVVICQTQGKWRTKDKKLKPYQAYLEQLTQCFKEVSFEYLPRDNNQFVDALPTLASMVECDPRDRIQPFLIERRTSPAYGEPVNMLTEDGRPWYAPIIDYIKERRSYDGIQLLCVDEEQAQTIMKEIHLGICGPHMNARMLAKKILKMGYYWAIMEAECAAFVRRCHQCQIFTNIIHIPPTKLHSLNAPWPFSTWGIDVIGKITPKASNGHEFVLVAIDHFTKWVEAQSYAVLTTTKVAKFIKENIICRYGVP, encoded by the exons ATGGCACAAATTGATAAAagggatggagaagagcatgcagtTTATTACTTAAGTAGGAAATTactcgagtatgaaactcgctaTACTTCGGTGGAGAAAACGTGCACTTCCTTGGTTTGGGTGACTAAAAGGCTGAGGCATTACATGGTATCACATCCAGTTAAGCTGGTTTTGAGGATggattcaatcaaatatctctTCGAGAAGCCAACATTGACCAgaaggatggctaggtggttgttatTGCtgtcagaatttgacataacttatgtcaataAAAAATTGGTAAAAGGGCGTGCTATCTCGGACCATTTGGCTGCGTTTCCCGCAAAGGCCGATTCACAACCCACAGAGGATTCCTTCCCCGATGAAGATTGGCATTTTATGGAAAGCAGTCAAAAGGGAGAGTGGCAATTATATTTTGACAGCACCACGAACCAAAAAGGGTTTGGAGCAGGACTATTACTCATAACTCCGGAGGATTTTTACTTACCCATGGCATTTTGTTTGGAGTTCAGTTGCACAAACAACATATCGAAATATGAAGCTTATGTCATCGGGTTGGAAATGGCCCTGTCTGTGGGAGTGGAAAGGATCAAAGTCTTCAGAAATTCTTCTGTCGTGATCTGCCAAACTCAAGGGAAGTGGAGGACCAAGGATAAAaagttgaagccctaccaagcTTATCTGGAGCAATTGACCCAATGCTTCAAAGAAGTCTCTTTTGAATATCTGCCCAGAGATAACAATCAGTTTGTCGATGCCTTGCCCACTTTGGCATCCATGGTGGAATGCGATCCTAGGGATAGGATCCAACCTtttctaatagaaagaaggactagCCCGGCTTATGGAGAGCCGGTCAATATGCTCACTGAagatggaagaccttggtacGCCCCGATAATTgattacatcaaggaaaggag ATCTTATGATGGCATCCAGCTATTATGCGTAGATGAGGAGCAAGCTCAAACCATTATGAAGGAAATTCACCTAGGAATATGTGGACCTCATATGAACGCAAGGATGCTTGCCAAGAAGATCCTCAAAATGGGGTATTATTGGGCAATAATGGAAGCTGAATGTGCCGCCTTTGTAAGACGGTGCCATCAATGCCAGATATTTACCAATATTATCCATATTCCTCCAACAAAGTTGCATTCGttgaatgccccttggccattctctacttggggaattgatgtgATCGGTAAGATAACCCCCAAAGCCTCTAACGGGCATGAATTTGTTCTAGTCGCCATTGACCATTTCACGAAGTGGGTAGAGGCTCAATCGTACGCAGTTCTAACTACTACCAaagtggcaaagttcataaaagaaaacatcatttGCAGATATGGTGTGCCCTAG